A window from Schistosoma haematobium chromosome 1, whole genome shotgun sequence encodes these proteins:
- the TTC27_1 gene encoding Tetratricopeptide repeat domain 27, variant 2 (EggNog:ENOG410V5TV~COG:S): MHREKIPYPIAWFLTQTSAGEFERFSNTEFRISKGLPQNYWTEGQIQLCPKHKITKSMAENNETYYLHNDCVSEIKKIFSDVPLSELDDDALVNNLLERSVSVLQVIDHAMSYFVAVNFIGGSVDESYELDGCCQLALEDLCCEGEYPFKLTKSLTLLWLCKRLCRTMCTVSQTLSFLYHLNYLKCIYLHQYLIGDERSPKLKSEFQDIIDVCEECVDSTHTTEDVIQYLMLSSYLSAFYYEYEASKTFASRCAQYLNIDVKFCGVLGKCTRFQEKEVANLTVKVNRVVESKDNKTSGNSPLPQIIPLSDDVLLNSVVFSTMGEQSILSNTEQSFILLLCELHRRHYPRDDLTEQQCLAYINTVIRAVYPDSENEIKSSSSWPIATETLFRRSLLEHNSVRKTERALSQLEELSCQFKRTSPSFSKRSPSSFFLSRMPSIWTLQVEQGRLLMKIGCYKSALDIFLLWDKWSEIIECYIHLNKREKAEEVILSRLNSGDESAELYCSLGDVTNDRQHYLKAWEVSGCKSARAMRSLAVTYMYTDKDYQKAIECFQKSLEINTMQVNVWFTFGCCCLQAKDFVKAENAFRSCVRLDPDNFEAWNNCATAVLIQGKKNIALKLMKEACKYSYENWRIWENILLISADVKAFHETMHAYHRLLDLQGKYANPQVLSVMVKGVVLNEMDSTGNPTPNDAVIWNEYAHLLVDELPQMTYTTYQRAVHCLQAAHRCRIQPSEGPWEQSTKKCEAIIDGLKALLDLLNNPPKSKNDNKSNEEDQLNTFIQPTLATLRISLKSVISKLKIAEESILSTDVQDMIRSSLKDLNELLIDVEKKLN; this comes from the exons ATAACCAAATCTATGGCTGAGAACAACGAAACATATTATCTTCACAATGATTGTGTTTCTGAAATCAAGAAAATATTTTCAGATGTCCCCTTGTCAGAGTTGGATGACGATGCACTAGTCAATAATTTGTTGGAACG ATCTGTTTCCGTCTTACAAGTGATCGACCATGCCATGTCCTATTTTGTTGCTGTAAATTTTATCGGCGGATCGGTTGACGAGTCTTATGAGCTTGATGGATGTTGCCAGTTGGCATTGGAAGATCTGTGCTGTGAAGGCGAATATCCTTTCAAACTTACTAAGTCACTTACTTTGCTTTGGTTGTGTAAGCGGTTGTGCAGGACAATGTGCACGGTTTCTCAAACTCTT TCATTCCTGtatcatttgaattatttaaaatgcATTTATTTACATCAATACCTGATTGGTGATGAAAGGTCACCCAAACTAAAAAGTGAATTCCAAGATATTATCGACGTGT GTGAGGAATGCGTTGATTCAACCCACACTACTGAGGACGTAATTCAATACTTGATGTTATCATCATATCTGAGTGCTTTTTATTATGAATATGAGGCTTCGAAAACATTCGCTTCAAGATGTGCTCAGTATTTAAATATTGACGTAAAATTTTGTG GTGTCCTAGGTAAATGTACCAGATTCCAGGAAAAGGAGGTAGCAAATCTCACAGTTAAAGTTAACAGAGTAGTTGAAAGTAAAGACAACAAAACTTCAGGTAACTCCCCATTGCCACAG ATAATTCCTCTTAGTGACGATGTACTTCTCAACAGTGTGGTATTTAGTACAATGGGGGAACAAAGTATTCTCTCTAATACTGAGCAgtctttcattttattattgtg TGAACTTCATCGTCGTCACTATCCACGAGATGATTTAACAGAACAGCAGTGTTTAGCTTACATCAATACAGTTATCCGGGCTGTTTACCCGGATTctgaaaatgaaatcaaaagtAGTTCTTCTTGGCCTATTGCGACAGAAACGTTGTTTAGAAGAAGTTTACTGGAACATAATTCTGTTAGAAAAACTGAGCGTGCATTATCTCAGTTAGAG GAGTTAAGCTGTCAGTTTAAAAGAACTAGCCCATCGTTTTCTAAGAGATCTCCCAGTAGCTTCTTTCTTTCCAGAATGCCGTCTATTTGGACTCTCCAA GTTGAGCAAGGTCGACTACTTATGAAAATAGGATGTTACAAAAGTGCTCTGGACATTTTTCTGTTATGGGACAAGTGGTCTGAAATAATCGAATGCTATATCCACCTAAATAAGAGAGAAAAA GCAGAAGAAGTGATTCTTTCTCGTCTAAATTCTGGAGATGAATCTGCTGAATTATATTGTTCTCTTGGCGATGTGACAAATGATCGACAACATTATTTAAAGGCTTGGGAAGTATCCGGTTGTAAGTCGGCTCGAGCAATGCGCAGCCTAGCTGTTACATATATGTACACAGATAAA GACTATCAAAAGGCAATTGAATGTTTTCAAAAATCACTAGAAATTAACACTATGCAA GTTAATGTATGGTTTACGTTTGGATGTTGTTGTCTTCAAGCCAAGGATTTTGTAAAAGCTGAAAATGCTTTTCGTTCATGTGTTCGTTTAGATCCAGAT AATTTTGAAGCCTGGAATAATTGTGCGACTGCTGTCCTGATTCAAGGAAAAAA GAATATAgcattaaaactaatgaaagAAGCTTGTAAATATAGTTACGAAAACTGGCGCATTTGGGAAAATATTCTGTTG ATTAGTGCTGATGTAAAAGCATTTCATGAAACTATGCATGCCTATCATCGCCTATTAGATTTACAAGGAAAGTATGCGAATCCACAAGTTCTTAGTGTTATGGTTAAAGGTGTTGTTTTAAATGAAATGGATTCTACAGGAAACCCT ACTCCTAACGATGCTGTTATATGGAATGAATATGCACATCTTCTGGTTGATGAACTTCCTCAAATGACTTATACTACGTATCAACGT GCTGTCCACTGTCTTCAAGCAGCTCATCGTTGTCGTATACAACCGAGTGAAGGACCATGGGAACAATCAACAAAGAAATGTGAAGCTATTATTGATGGTTTAAAAGCTTTActtgatttattaaataatccTCCGAAAtcgaaaaatgataataaatctaACGAAGAAGATCAACTTAATACCTTCATTCAACCAACCTTGGCCACTCTTCGAATAAGCCTAAAATCTGTAATTTCTAAATTGAAG ATTGCTGAAGAATCTATTCTTTCCACCGATGTTCAAGATATGATTCGTTCCTCACTTAaagatttaaatgaattattaattgatgttgaaaaaaaattaaactaa
- the TTC27_1 gene encoding Tetratricopeptide repeat domain 27 (EggNog:ENOG410V5TV~COG:S) — protein sequence MHREKIPYPIAWFLTQTSAGEFERFSNTEFRISKGLPQNYWTEGQIQLCPKHKITKSMAENNETYYLHNDCVSEIKKIFSDVPLSELDDDALVNNLLERSVSVLQVIDHAMSYFVAVNFIGGSVDESYELDGCCQLALEDLCCEGEYPFKLTKSLTLLWLCKRLCRTMCTVSQTLSFLYHLNYLKCIYLHQYLIGDERSPKLKSEFQDIIDVCEECVDSTHTTEDVIQYLMLSSYLSAFYYEYEASKTFASRCAQYLNIDVKFCGVLGKCTRFQEKEVANLTVKVNRVVESKDNKTSGNSPLPQIIPLSDDVLLNSVVFSTMGEQSILSNTEQSFILLLCELHRRHYPRDDLTEQQCLAYINTVIRAVYPDSENEIKSSSSWPIATETLFRRSLLEHNSVRKTERALSQLEELSCQFKRTSPSFSKRSPSSFFLSRMPSIWTLQVEQGRLLMKIGCYKSALDIFLLWDKWSEIIECYIHLNKREKAEEVILSRLNSGDESAELYCSLGDVTNDRQHYLKAWEVSGCKSARAMRSLAVTYMYTDKDYQKAIECFQKSLEINTMQVNVWFTFGCCCLQAKDFVKAENAFRSCVRLDPDNFEAWNNCATAVLIQGKKNIALKLMKEACKYSYENWRIWENILLISADVKAFHETMHAYHRLLDLQGKYANPQVLSVMVKGVVLNEMDSTGNPVSNLRTRLLELFGRVTASTPNDAVIWNEYAHLLVDELPQMTYTTYQRAVHCLQAAHRCRIQPSEGPWEQSTKKCEAIIDGLKALLDLLNNPPKSKNDNKSNEEDQLNTFIQPTLATLRISLKSVISKLKIAEESILSTDVQDMIRSSLKDLNELLIDVEKKLN from the exons ATAACCAAATCTATGGCTGAGAACAACGAAACATATTATCTTCACAATGATTGTGTTTCTGAAATCAAGAAAATATTTTCAGATGTCCCCTTGTCAGAGTTGGATGACGATGCACTAGTCAATAATTTGTTGGAACG ATCTGTTTCCGTCTTACAAGTGATCGACCATGCCATGTCCTATTTTGTTGCTGTAAATTTTATCGGCGGATCGGTTGACGAGTCTTATGAGCTTGATGGATGTTGCCAGTTGGCATTGGAAGATCTGTGCTGTGAAGGCGAATATCCTTTCAAACTTACTAAGTCACTTACTTTGCTTTGGTTGTGTAAGCGGTTGTGCAGGACAATGTGCACGGTTTCTCAAACTCTT TCATTCCTGtatcatttgaattatttaaaatgcATTTATTTACATCAATACCTGATTGGTGATGAAAGGTCACCCAAACTAAAAAGTGAATTCCAAGATATTATCGACGTGT GTGAGGAATGCGTTGATTCAACCCACACTACTGAGGACGTAATTCAATACTTGATGTTATCATCATATCTGAGTGCTTTTTATTATGAATATGAGGCTTCGAAAACATTCGCTTCAAGATGTGCTCAGTATTTAAATATTGACGTAAAATTTTGTG GTGTCCTAGGTAAATGTACCAGATTCCAGGAAAAGGAGGTAGCAAATCTCACAGTTAAAGTTAACAGAGTAGTTGAAAGTAAAGACAACAAAACTTCAGGTAACTCCCCATTGCCACAG ATAATTCCTCTTAGTGACGATGTACTTCTCAACAGTGTGGTATTTAGTACAATGGGGGAACAAAGTATTCTCTCTAATACTGAGCAgtctttcattttattattgtg TGAACTTCATCGTCGTCACTATCCACGAGATGATTTAACAGAACAGCAGTGTTTAGCTTACATCAATACAGTTATCCGGGCTGTTTACCCGGATTctgaaaatgaaatcaaaagtAGTTCTTCTTGGCCTATTGCGACAGAAACGTTGTTTAGAAGAAGTTTACTGGAACATAATTCTGTTAGAAAAACTGAGCGTGCATTATCTCAGTTAGAG GAGTTAAGCTGTCAGTTTAAAAGAACTAGCCCATCGTTTTCTAAGAGATCTCCCAGTAGCTTCTTTCTTTCCAGAATGCCGTCTATTTGGACTCTCCAA GTTGAGCAAGGTCGACTACTTATGAAAATAGGATGTTACAAAAGTGCTCTGGACATTTTTCTGTTATGGGACAAGTGGTCTGAAATAATCGAATGCTATATCCACCTAAATAAGAGAGAAAAA GCAGAAGAAGTGATTCTTTCTCGTCTAAATTCTGGAGATGAATCTGCTGAATTATATTGTTCTCTTGGCGATGTGACAAATGATCGACAACATTATTTAAAGGCTTGGGAAGTATCCGGTTGTAAGTCGGCTCGAGCAATGCGCAGCCTAGCTGTTACATATATGTACACAGATAAA GACTATCAAAAGGCAATTGAATGTTTTCAAAAATCACTAGAAATTAACACTATGCAA GTTAATGTATGGTTTACGTTTGGATGTTGTTGTCTTCAAGCCAAGGATTTTGTAAAAGCTGAAAATGCTTTTCGTTCATGTGTTCGTTTAGATCCAGAT AATTTTGAAGCCTGGAATAATTGTGCGACTGCTGTCCTGATTCAAGGAAAAAA GAATATAgcattaaaactaatgaaagAAGCTTGTAAATATAGTTACGAAAACTGGCGCATTTGGGAAAATATTCTGTTG ATTAGTGCTGATGTAAAAGCATTTCATGAAACTATGCATGCCTATCATCGCCTATTAGATTTACAAGGAAAGTATGCGAATCCACAAGTTCTTAGTGTTATGGTTAAAGGTGTTGTTTTAAATGAAATGGATTCTACAGGAAACCCTGTAAGTAATTTACGTACCAGGCTGCTTGAATTGTTTGGTCGAGTTACAGCATCT ACTCCTAACGATGCTGTTATATGGAATGAATATGCACATCTTCTGGTTGATGAACTTCCTCAAATGACTTATACTACGTATCAACGT GCTGTCCACTGTCTTCAAGCAGCTCATCGTTGTCGTATACAACCGAGTGAAGGACCATGGGAACAATCAACAAAGAAATGTGAAGCTATTATTGATGGTTTAAAAGCTTTActtgatttattaaataatccTCCGAAAtcgaaaaatgataataaatctaACGAAGAAGATCAACTTAATACCTTCATTCAACCAACCTTGGCCACTCTTCGAATAAGCCTAAAATCTGTAATTTCTAAATTGAAG ATTGCTGAAGAATCTATTCTTTCCACCGATGTTCAAGATATGATTCGTTCCTCACTTAaagatttaaatgaattattaattgatgttgaaaaaaaattaaactaa
- the TTC27_1 gene encoding Tetratricopeptide repeat domain 27, variant 3 (EggNog:ENOG410V5TV~COG:S), with amino-acid sequence MHREKIPYPIAWFLTQTSAGEFERFSNTEFRISKGLPQNYWTEGQIQLCPKHKITKSMAENNETYYLHNDCVSEIKKIFSDVPLSELDDDALVNNLLERSVSVLQVIDHAMSYFVAVNFIGGSVDESYELDGCCQLALEDLCCEGEYPFKLTKSLTLLWLCKRLCRTMCTVSQTLSFLYHLNYLKCIYLHQYLIGDERSPKLKSEFQDIIDVCEECVDSTHTTEDVIQYLMLSSYLSAFYYEYEASKTFASRCAQYLNIDVKFCGVLGKCTRFQEKEVANLTVKVNRVVESKDNKTSGNSPLPQIIPLSDDVLLNSVVFSTMGEQSILSNTEQSFILLLCELHRRHYPRDDLTEQQCLAYINTVIRAVYPDSENEIKSSSSWPIATETLFRRSLLEHNSVRKTERALSQLEELSCQFKRTSPSFSKRSPSSFFLSRMPSIWTLQAEEVILSRLNSGDESAELYCSLGDVTNDRQHYLKAWEVSGCKSARAMRSLAVTYMYTDKDYQKAIECFQKSLEINTMQVNVWFTFGCCCLQAKDFVKAENAFRSCVRLDPDNFEAWNNCATAVLIQGKKNIALKLMKEACKYSYENWRIWENILLISADVKAFHETMHAYHRLLDLQGKYANPQVLSVMVKGVVLNEMDSTGNPVSNLRTRLLELFGRVTASTPNDAVIWNEYAHLLVDELPQMTYTTYQRAVHCLQAAHRCRIQPSEGPWEQSTKKCEAIIDGLKALLDLLNNPPKSKNDNKSNEEDQLNTFIQPTLATLRISLKSVISKLKIAEESILSTDVQDMIRSSLKDLNELLIDVEKKLN; translated from the exons ATAACCAAATCTATGGCTGAGAACAACGAAACATATTATCTTCACAATGATTGTGTTTCTGAAATCAAGAAAATATTTTCAGATGTCCCCTTGTCAGAGTTGGATGACGATGCACTAGTCAATAATTTGTTGGAACG ATCTGTTTCCGTCTTACAAGTGATCGACCATGCCATGTCCTATTTTGTTGCTGTAAATTTTATCGGCGGATCGGTTGACGAGTCTTATGAGCTTGATGGATGTTGCCAGTTGGCATTGGAAGATCTGTGCTGTGAAGGCGAATATCCTTTCAAACTTACTAAGTCACTTACTTTGCTTTGGTTGTGTAAGCGGTTGTGCAGGACAATGTGCACGGTTTCTCAAACTCTT TCATTCCTGtatcatttgaattatttaaaatgcATTTATTTACATCAATACCTGATTGGTGATGAAAGGTCACCCAAACTAAAAAGTGAATTCCAAGATATTATCGACGTGT GTGAGGAATGCGTTGATTCAACCCACACTACTGAGGACGTAATTCAATACTTGATGTTATCATCATATCTGAGTGCTTTTTATTATGAATATGAGGCTTCGAAAACATTCGCTTCAAGATGTGCTCAGTATTTAAATATTGACGTAAAATTTTGTG GTGTCCTAGGTAAATGTACCAGATTCCAGGAAAAGGAGGTAGCAAATCTCACAGTTAAAGTTAACAGAGTAGTTGAAAGTAAAGACAACAAAACTTCAGGTAACTCCCCATTGCCACAG ATAATTCCTCTTAGTGACGATGTACTTCTCAACAGTGTGGTATTTAGTACAATGGGGGAACAAAGTATTCTCTCTAATACTGAGCAgtctttcattttattattgtg TGAACTTCATCGTCGTCACTATCCACGAGATGATTTAACAGAACAGCAGTGTTTAGCTTACATCAATACAGTTATCCGGGCTGTTTACCCGGATTctgaaaatgaaatcaaaagtAGTTCTTCTTGGCCTATTGCGACAGAAACGTTGTTTAGAAGAAGTTTACTGGAACATAATTCTGTTAGAAAAACTGAGCGTGCATTATCTCAGTTAGAG GAGTTAAGCTGTCAGTTTAAAAGAACTAGCCCATCGTTTTCTAAGAGATCTCCCAGTAGCTTCTTTCTTTCCAGAATGCCGTCTATTTGGACTCTCCAA GCAGAAGAAGTGATTCTTTCTCGTCTAAATTCTGGAGATGAATCTGCTGAATTATATTGTTCTCTTGGCGATGTGACAAATGATCGACAACATTATTTAAAGGCTTGGGAAGTATCCGGTTGTAAGTCGGCTCGAGCAATGCGCAGCCTAGCTGTTACATATATGTACACAGATAAA GACTATCAAAAGGCAATTGAATGTTTTCAAAAATCACTAGAAATTAACACTATGCAA GTTAATGTATGGTTTACGTTTGGATGTTGTTGTCTTCAAGCCAAGGATTTTGTAAAAGCTGAAAATGCTTTTCGTTCATGTGTTCGTTTAGATCCAGAT AATTTTGAAGCCTGGAATAATTGTGCGACTGCTGTCCTGATTCAAGGAAAAAA GAATATAgcattaaaactaatgaaagAAGCTTGTAAATATAGTTACGAAAACTGGCGCATTTGGGAAAATATTCTGTTG ATTAGTGCTGATGTAAAAGCATTTCATGAAACTATGCATGCCTATCATCGCCTATTAGATTTACAAGGAAAGTATGCGAATCCACAAGTTCTTAGTGTTATGGTTAAAGGTGTTGTTTTAAATGAAATGGATTCTACAGGAAACCCTGTAAGTAATTTACGTACCAGGCTGCTTGAATTGTTTGGTCGAGTTACAGCATCT ACTCCTAACGATGCTGTTATATGGAATGAATATGCACATCTTCTGGTTGATGAACTTCCTCAAATGACTTATACTACGTATCAACGT GCTGTCCACTGTCTTCAAGCAGCTCATCGTTGTCGTATACAACCGAGTGAAGGACCATGGGAACAATCAACAAAGAAATGTGAAGCTATTATTGATGGTTTAAAAGCTTTActtgatttattaaataatccTCCGAAAtcgaaaaatgataataaatctaACGAAGAAGATCAACTTAATACCTTCATTCAACCAACCTTGGCCACTCTTCGAATAAGCCTAAAATCTGTAATTTCTAAATTGAAG ATTGCTGAAGAATCTATTCTTTCCACCGATGTTCAAGATATGATTCGTTCCTCACTTAaagatttaaatgaattattaattgatgttgaaaaaaaattaaactaa